Proteins from one Acidobacteriota bacterium genomic window:
- a CDS encoding 4Fe-4S dicluster domain-containing protein: MNWKDIMNKQPDKIVYANSELCTGCELCTFACSVIRFGEANPKKSGIFIKRDLFERYEIQFICRHCEIPFCVDACIVGTMQKDRKTGFVNNDPKRCVGCWSCIMVCPYDSIMRSFLMEERKEIAVKCNGCPQREIPACVQVCPTGALAYE, from the coding sequence ATGAACTGGAAAGATATTATGAATAAACAGCCTGACAAAATAGTATACGCTAATTCTGAACTTTGCACTGGATGTGAATTATGTACATTTGCCTGTTCTGTAATAAGGTTTGGAGAAGCAAACCCTAAGAAATCCGGTATATTTATAAAGCGCGATTTATTTGAAAGGTATGAAATTCAATTTATATGCAGACATTGTGAGATTCCTTTTTGTGTTGATGCTTGCATTGTCGGCACAATGCAGAAAGATAGAAAAACAGGATTTGTAAACAATGATCCAAAAAGATGCGTCGGATGCTGGAGCTGTATTATGGTATGTCCTTATGATTCAATCATGCGTTCTTTTCTTATGGAGGAAAGAAAGGAAATTGCGGTTAAATGCAATGGATGTCCTCAGCGAGAGATTCCAGCCTGCGTCCAAGTATGTCCAACAGGCGCGCTTGCCTATGAATGA
- a CDS encoding MoaD/ThiS family protein, whose translation MKVKIKFIPKDMIPELRNEVVVEGASTVKEALKKLISQNPSLKDEIFESGTEKLHSHILIAVNDQLKGIDSEINDNDEVKILMALSGG comes from the coding sequence TTGAAAGTTAAGATTAAATTTATTCCAAAGGATATGATACCTGAATTAAGAAATGAGGTTGTTGTTGAAGGAGCATCAACAGTAAAAGAAGCTTTAAAAAAATTGATATCACAAAATCCTTCTTTAAAAGATGAAATATTTGAATCAGGGACAGAAAAACTTCATTCTCATATCCTAATTGCAGTAAACGATCAACTCAAAGGAATTGATAGTGAAATTAATGATAATGATGAAGTAAAGATATTGATGGCTTTATCAGGTGGCTAA